CGTATCAGTCTTTATCCGTACCCAGGCTGGACACTCAGTCCAAAATTCAAGAATCCAACGACCGGCAAGTTGCTTGATCACATCTCAATCGGCTGTTTCAAAGCTTCAAGTGAATCAAGTCGAATGATTTCCAAGCCAGGGAAATACCCAACGAACTGGACTTCGATAGTTAGTTTCCGGACACAAGCCAAAGCCAATAATAACTTGGCGCCAGGTCACCAACAAATGGATTTTCACACGCGAATGGTAATCACGAACATCGTTCAGATTGTCACTGGAACGTTGAACCCGCAAGAGAAAGTGCTCAGTGATGCGGACGTTCATGGCACAGCAATCAAAGCTCTGCGCGGACTGATTTCTGAATCGTATGATGGCGTTCAACCATCACGATTAGAGTACGAAGCGGACGGCACCACCGTTAAAGCCACCAATCGCATTATTTTTCCGGACAATACCAACACACGAAAATATCGTGTTGGACAATCATTTTCTGGGGCTGGTGGCACTCGCACAATCACGAAGCTCTCGTGGACAAGCAATCCAATCACTTCGGCTAAAGAATTGGTTGTGTGGGTTGATGGTGCGCCGTATAAGACAGCGGCTACCACTGCGCACTATTGCCAGGGTTGGCCAACAGGCTTCACCAAAGACATCGCTGCGACAATCGGTACGAAAACAACGTATCGCATTAAAACTGATGCAACCATTGAGCCACTAGTCGATGGTGATGGCAACGACTTACCAGTAAACGGGACGAATACAGTTACTAACCGAGAAATTCTTTATAACGATGGCACACAACCATTCAGCTTTTATGGTATGGAAAACTTGTGGGGCGACCTCTGGGAATGGGTTGATGACTTGAATATCAACACCCTCGAAGATGGTACGCAGGAAATCTGGACGACCGATGGTGGTGATTCTAACGCCTTTGCCTCAAATCTCTTTGCCGCACCATATAGAAAATTGGGATATGGTGCCAAAACTTCCGAATCGTGGATTAAAGATGTTGGCCTAGATCCAGATTCACCATTGCTTAATTTACCAATCCAAACTGCGACTAACGGAACTGAATCGACATATTACGGTGATTATTACTATCGTTCAACTGCAGTTGCTCCGCACGTTGCGCGTGTGGGTGGCTACTTCGACAATGGCACGAATGATGGGTTGTCGTGTTGGAACTTGAACAACACGACGTCGGGCACGCACGCGAATATCGGGACTCGCCTGGTTAAAATGGCTTCGGTTTAAGGGGGACCGGGGGATTTCTCCCCCGCTAGAGAAATTAATAATAAAGGCTTGATGATGCAGAGTTTCCCGTTGCCGGTTTTGTGGTTGCGATTGTGGGTGGCAACTTCAACAATGGCACGAATGATGGGTTGTCGTATTGGAACTTGAACAACACGACGTCGAACACGAACGCGAATATCGGGGCTCGCACAATGTTATTAATGAAATTAAAAATTCAAAACAAATTAATTGCATCATCAAATCCGTAGCGCTTGCTAAAAATACAGCCGACGAAGCATGGTTTAGTAGAAAAACGTCGAAACACCATGAGGCGAATAACATTAGAAATTTAAGAGGTTTTATCACGATGAAACGAGCTAACAATCTTTGGCCGCAAATCATCAGTCCGACTAACATTGATATTGCATTAACGCAGGCGGCCCGACACAAAACTCACCGACGTGATGTTCAAAGCTGCATCAAAAGTCGCGATGTTTTGACCAGACAACTCGCAATTGACTTGAAGCGTGGCAATTTCACGCCATGTCAGCCAAAGGAAATGATTATTTTTGATGGCCCAACCGGAAAGCAGCGTACAATCTTGAAGCCGCGCTTCTATCCAGACCAACTGGTGCATCAGTTATTAATCACAGCAATCGAACCATCGTTAATGCGAGGTATGTATCAATACTCTTGTGGGTCAATTCCAAAACGCGGCGCAAGCTATGGTCAAAAAGCCGTTCGCAAGTGGTTAGACAATGACCCGAGAAATACCAAGTATTGTCTGAAAATGGATGTATCAAAATTTTACCCGAGCATCGACAACGAAAACCTCAAACGAAAATTTAGAACAATCATCAAAGACAAGAAAGTTCTCTGGTTAATTGACCGCATCGTTGATACGCAACAAGGTCAAGCGATTGGCTACTACACGAGTCAATGGTTCGCAAACTTCTACTTGCAAGACTTCGACCATTACGTCAAAGAGAAACTCGGTGCTAAGTATTATGTTCGATATGTGGATGATTTAGTCATTCTTGGGCAAAACAAGAAAACGCTGCATAAAATGCGCGAACGGATAACTGCATATCTTGCGAACGAAGGATTAACGACGAAACCGAATTGGCAAGTATTCAAAATTGCCAAGCTGACACCAAGCGGTACTCATTTCAAGCGTGGCCAAACGCCTAACGAATATCGTGGCCGTGCCATTGATTTTCTTGGATTAAAATTTTATCGCGATAATACCACACTACGAAGAAAGAACGTTTTAAGAATCAAACGACGAGTCAAAAAGATTAATCGCAAAGGTGAACTGAATTTTCACGACGCGTGCGCAATCGTCAGCTACCACGGTTGGATGACTCGCTCAAATTCAAAACACTTATATATCACACACATCAAGCCAGTAGTCACTATTGGTGAAGCAAAGCGGAGGATTAGACATGAATCTCTACGGAAAAATCGAGAATGATGAATTAAAAGTAATGATGGCCACCGAATGCCCAGAAGGATACTATCCAGTAATTTTCAACGCCGTGCCACCGTACGACCAAGAAACTCAACTTTGCAAAGTTGGACTTGGCACAATTGCTTTCGGCACGTTGTACGTCGGTTACGAAATTGAAGATGTACCGGAAAACAACGACGAAAGCGCAGGTGATTAATGATTGATTTTGCAATCCAAAACGTTAATGGCGCAATTAAAGCAATGACCGAATTTGGCAAGAATGCGACTGAATTTCTCATCGTAATGACAGTTCTAGTTGCCGGATTCGCAAAGCCTCTTCATCAATTGAACGGTTGGTTGAAAAACAAGAAAATCATCGCTCGCCGTGTGATTTTAGTCGAGTTAGCTGACGAAGTCGTTTCTTACTGTGAAGCCCACGCAGCGGAAATTTCAGAGCCGAAAAAAGAGCATGCGATGTCGATGCTAAAAGATTTGCTGGATGAAAAAATTGGCAAAGATATCGTTAAAACAACACAGATTGATTCGCAAATCGAGCAAGCCGTCCAACGGCTGAAACAAAATGAATTTGAAGTGAAGAAAGGGCAAGAATGATGAAAAACCAAGTAACGAAAGAACAAATCGATAAGTTGATGTCGAATGCTGAAATCAACGTAGAAACCGTTCACAGCAAAGTAACCATTGTCACAGTAAAATTACCGAATGGCTTTGTCATTACCGAAGCAAGTGGAGCAGTTGACGCTGCTAACTATAATGCTGAAATCGGCAAGAAAGTTTGCTTGGAACGCATTCAGAATAAGTTGTGGGAACTGGAAGGCTATGCGTTAGCAAACGACCTTCTCAAATCGAAAGAAAGTGGTGAATAATATGAGTAAATATTTAGTGGTGGCAGGACACGGAGCAGGCGACCCAGGCGCAGTTGGTAACGGTTTAACTGAAGCCGGATATTACCGCGATAAAATGATTCCCGCAATCAAGAAATACGCCAAGCAATTGAAGAAAAATTCAATCGAAATCTACGACACGTCACACGATATGTTTAAAGACACCAAGAGTGGTAACGGTGCCTACAAGTTGAACGGTTTCGAATCAGTAACAGAATTACACTTGGATGCTGCCGGTGCCGGAAGTACAGCGCATGGTGGCCACGTTATTATCCACAAAGGTTTTAATCCCGATGCCAGTGACAAGGCAATTGCAAATGTCGTTAAAAAGTACATTGGCTGGTTTAAGCCAAATGGATTCGATAAGCGTGATAACTTGTTAAATCTCAACGTATGCGCTAAGCGTGGCGTTGGATATCGCTTGATTGAATTTGGTTTCATCACATCACTCGTAGACACCAACATCTTGAAAGCTAAGGTTGATACGATTGCTAAAGAATTGGTTGAAGCAATCACTGGTGAAAGTTTGGCTGCCAAATCAAAGGCAGAATATTACACTGGCATCAAAGCCGGCGCCAAGGTTGAAGCCCGAAAAACATTTGGAATTTATTCAGATGTTGCCAGAAAGAAAAAAGTGCGCGACTATCCGGCCGGCGGTTCATTCAAAATCAAAGGCATGGTCAAGAACGCAAATGGCACACCGTTGTTCATCACATCGAAGGGCAATTACTGCACCGCGAATAAAGAGTATATCAAAGTAGTTTAATCAAATTAAAGCCCCCAACTATTCTCAAAAATTGAGTTTAGTTGGGGGCTTTTTTTATGTATTCTGCCTGTCGGGATTTACGTTGTTATTTGTTGACCATTTGTTGACTTGCCTATCAAATTCAGTCGTATTTGGCAGGTGATAGTGCAATTGATTCTGCATAAAATACCGGTTTAAAGCGGTTCTTGTTAGTTTTGACTAGTCGTTTACTATACGGCGTATAATATTGCAAGAATTAAAACTTAACTGTTGACGGCAATCAGACAATGGCATATATTATGACTATACTATATGTCATATAATATTGATTTTTGTGAAATTATTCAATAGATATCAAAGATAACGAAAGGAGCAACGATGGCAATTCAAATACCAACTGAGTTATTGGATGGCGCGGTCCTA
This is a stretch of genomic DNA from Periweissella cryptocerci. It encodes these proteins:
- a CDS encoding RNA-directed DNA polymerase; translation: MKRANNLWPQIISPTNIDIALTQAARHKTHRRDVQSCIKSRDVLTRQLAIDLKRGNFTPCQPKEMIIFDGPTGKQRTILKPRFYPDQLVHQLLITAIEPSLMRGMYQYSCGSIPKRGASYGQKAVRKWLDNDPRNTKYCLKMDVSKFYPSIDNENLKRKFRTIIKDKKVLWLIDRIVDTQQGQAIGYYTSQWFANFYLQDFDHYVKEKLGAKYYVRYVDDLVILGQNKKTLHKMRERITAYLANEGLTTKPNWQVFKIAKLTPSGTHFKRGQTPNEYRGRAIDFLGLKFYRDNTTLRRKNVLRIKRRVKKINRKGELNFHDACAIVSYHGWMTRSNSKHLYITHIKPVVTIGEAKRRIRHESLRKNRE
- a CDS encoding Gp49 family protein, yielding MMKNQVTKEQIDKLMSNAEINVETVHSKVTIVTVKLPNGFVITEASGAVDAANYNAEIGKKVCLERIQNKLWELEGYALANDLLKSKESGE
- a CDS encoding DUF5776 domain-containing protein, which translates into the protein MSKYLVVAGHGAGDPGAVGNGLTEAGYYRDKMIPAIKKYAKQLKKNSIEIYDTSHDMFKDTKSGNGAYKLNGFESVTELHLDAAGAGSTAHGGHVIIHKGFNPDASDKAIANVVKKYIGWFKPNGFDKRDNLLNLNVCAKRGVGYRLIEFGFITSLVDTNILKAKVDTIAKELVEAITGESLAAKSKAEYYTGIKAGAKVEARKTFGIYSDVARKKKVRDYPAGGSFKIKGMVKNANGTPLFITSKGNYCTANKEYIKVV